Proteins encoded by one window of Silvibacterium dinghuense:
- a CDS encoding response regulator, which produces MSSAEVLIVDDNAVQSATRKAILERAGRVVAVASGAAQALGMLEAEEFRSSLSLVITDHCMPGMMGPEFVHALRERGIGIPVVVLSGMTDAENDYAGLNVTYRIKPFPPDMLIALVTSLLDTPYRQSA; this is translated from the coding sequence ATGAGTTCAGCAGAAGTCCTAATTGTGGATGACAATGCCGTCCAGTCGGCGACTCGCAAGGCGATCCTGGAACGAGCAGGACGGGTAGTCGCAGTTGCTTCAGGCGCTGCCCAGGCGCTTGGAATGCTCGAGGCAGAGGAGTTCCGTTCCTCTTTGTCTCTGGTCATCACCGACCACTGCATGCCGGGCATGATGGGCCCGGAATTCGTGCATGCATTGCGCGAACGGGGCATCGGAATTCCCGTCGTTGTGCTCAGTGGCATGACGGATGCGGAAAACGATTACGCCGGTCTGAATGTTACTTATCGGATCAAGCCTTTTCCCCCGGATATGCTGATCGCCCTGGTCACATCCCTGCTCGATACCCCTTATCGGCAATCGGCCTAA
- a CDS encoding TonB-dependent receptor — protein sequence MTIAMSSGMKICPQRSLKAVFTLAVALLMGMVLAPASLFAQTGTTGALVGVVADTSGAVVPGASVTVRDTATGATLTVTTNEQGRFSAPLLKPSSYEISAKYTGLASGKTIVAVTIGQTATSDLTVSPAGENTTVTVSAQAAQLTDTQSPALITTFTEQQVQNLPAPGGDITTVAFTVPGVAVNAGGSYGNFSADGLPGTSNLYVLNGFDDQDPFLNLNNSGSSNLSLGQGEISEASVVLNGYSAQYGRAAGAILNYTTKSGSNRFHGMLNYFYNGDVLNANDWFRNYAGEGRQKAVSNEWAANVGGPIIKDKLFFFADYEGLHYVLPASGYAVFPTTAFQNYMLANVPSDALPMYEQAFALYNASPSAKNAVAVTTGSGPLQDSSGALGCGNFAGTGDFGTTVSCENAAVGSASATNKEYLFTARVDWNISDRQKLFGRFKMDRGTQPTYTSFVSPDFDTISSQPAYEGQLNDTISFNPHLTNQFIFAANWYTAYFGPSNLSQSLSEFPTYWGFSDGAINAGSAFGSLGVPYYFPQGRNVTQYQFVDDLTWTKGAHTFRFGYDFRRDDLSDYDAQELTNGYYDFLSLTNLAQGQLSYGSNQSYYIQNFPQKSTAYLALYNLGAYLQDEWQATPRLHTTLGIRFDRTGNPLCNNNCFASYNGTFPGSSTDGAYNQAINSGLSHAFASIESVVPQPRFGFNYDVNGDGRTVVRGGVGLFSDLPAATFLDGFAQNFPSLYEATVTSGDVAPSTSTTSAGYYAAQSNSLLQSGFSSGQTAAQMTAALAAIGVPFSPPSFNVAPQHWRNPKYLEWNLQVQRQVGRYDAVIVSYVGNEGYDEIIQNPLVNASSSTGFGGLPTSAPDARFNAVNQYLNEANSNYNGGSVTWKHIDSHGLSLNLTYLYSHALDDVSNGGLGEYYNLQSINEMVSPYSVSHLNYSNADYDYRHNFTADYVYQMPRFKGRSFLINSVAGGWLFSGKTYWRTGSPFSIVDSSLVAGDFYPVSGEDQVLAAAVPGAVLNHNCNGNGIVTPCLSVSQFETASTQTGFGNVRRNSFYGPHYADSDWTLSKKFINAEAYSLQIGASGFNVFNHPNFSNPANDVGAGSIGSSGSIVAPPTSPYGSFQSAGVGGRVLQVFGKVNF from the coding sequence ATGACAATTGCAATGTCCTCTGGCATGAAGATCTGCCCGCAACGCTCTTTGAAAGCTGTCTTTACTCTCGCAGTCGCTCTGCTGATGGGAATGGTGCTTGCACCGGCAAGCCTTTTCGCGCAGACCGGGACCACCGGCGCGCTGGTAGGTGTGGTTGCTGATACCTCCGGGGCGGTTGTCCCAGGTGCCTCGGTTACCGTGCGCGATACCGCAACCGGCGCGACCCTCACCGTGACCACGAACGAACAGGGACGTTTCTCCGCTCCGCTGCTCAAGCCCTCGAGCTATGAGATCAGCGCCAAGTACACGGGGCTTGCCTCTGGAAAGACCATTGTGGCGGTCACAATTGGACAGACAGCGACCTCGGATCTGACGGTCAGTCCGGCCGGTGAGAACACGACGGTGACGGTTTCGGCGCAGGCGGCGCAGCTGACGGATACTCAGTCGCCGGCTCTGATTACTACCTTCACCGAGCAGCAGGTACAGAACCTGCCGGCTCCGGGCGGTGACATTACGACGGTGGCTTTCACCGTCCCCGGCGTTGCGGTAAATGCGGGCGGTTCTTACGGTAACTTCAGCGCCGATGGCCTTCCGGGCACTTCGAACCTTTATGTGCTGAACGGCTTTGACGACCAGGATCCCTTCCTGAATCTGAACAACTCCGGCTCTTCGAATCTGTCGCTTGGTCAGGGCGAGATCAGCGAGGCCAGCGTGGTGCTGAACGGCTACAGCGCGCAATATGGACGTGCTGCCGGCGCCATTCTGAACTACACAACGAAGTCGGGCTCTAACCGCTTCCACGGTATGCTCAACTACTTCTATAACGGCGATGTGCTGAACGCGAATGACTGGTTCCGCAACTATGCCGGGGAAGGCCGCCAGAAGGCGGTGTCGAACGAATGGGCAGCGAACGTGGGCGGCCCAATCATCAAGGACAAGCTCTTCTTCTTCGCGGACTACGAAGGCCTGCACTACGTGCTGCCCGCATCGGGATATGCTGTTTTCCCGACCACCGCATTCCAGAACTACATGCTGGCCAATGTGCCTTCCGATGCGCTTCCGATGTACGAGCAGGCCTTTGCCCTGTACAACGCTTCGCCCTCGGCGAAGAACGCTGTTGCGGTGACTACGGGCAGCGGTCCTCTGCAGGACTCGAGTGGAGCTCTTGGCTGCGGCAATTTCGCCGGTACGGGTGATTTTGGCACGACAGTTTCGTGCGAGAACGCAGCGGTTGGTTCGGCCTCGGCGACCAATAAGGAATATCTCTTTACCGCACGCGTCGACTGGAACATCAGCGATCGTCAGAAGCTGTTTGGCCGTTTCAAGATGGATCGCGGCACCCAGCCGACCTATACCAGCTTTGTGAGCCCGGATTTCGATACGATCTCGTCGCAGCCCGCGTACGAAGGCCAGCTGAATGACACCATCTCCTTCAATCCACACCTGACGAATCAGTTCATCTTTGCTGCAAACTGGTATACCGCCTACTTTGGTCCCTCCAACCTGTCGCAGTCGCTCTCCGAGTTCCCGACATACTGGGGTTTCTCTGACGGCGCGATCAATGCCGGATCTGCCTTCGGTTCGCTGGGTGTGCCGTACTACTTCCCGCAGGGCCGTAATGTGACACAGTACCAGTTTGTGGATGATCTGACTTGGACGAAGGGTGCGCACACCTTCCGCTTCGGTTATGACTTCCGCCGCGATGACCTCTCCGACTATGACGCGCAGGAACTGACGAACGGATACTACGATTTCTTGTCGCTGACGAACCTCGCGCAGGGACAGCTGTCCTACGGCAGCAATCAGTCCTACTACATCCAGAATTTCCCTCAGAAGTCGACGGCCTATCTGGCGCTCTACAACCTGGGTGCGTATTTGCAGGATGAGTGGCAGGCGACGCCGCGGTTGCATACCACTTTGGGCATTCGCTTCGATCGCACCGGCAATCCGCTGTGCAATAACAACTGCTTTGCCAGCTATAACGGCACCTTCCCGGGCAGCTCGACCGATGGCGCATACAACCAGGCTATCAATAGCGGTTTATCGCATGCGTTTGCAAGCATCGAGTCGGTCGTTCCCCAGCCGCGATTCGGCTTTAACTATGATGTGAACGGCGATGGCCGCACGGTGGTGCGCGGCGGTGTCGGCCTGTTCAGCGATCTGCCGGCGGCAACCTTCCTTGACGGCTTCGCGCAGAATTTCCCGTCGCTGTATGAGGCAACGGTAACCTCCGGTGATGTGGCTCCTTCCACTTCGACGACGAGTGCGGGCTACTACGCGGCTCAGTCGAACTCTCTGCTGCAGTCAGGTTTCAGCAGCGGGCAGACGGCGGCACAGATGACCGCTGCTCTGGCGGCGATTGGAGTTCCGTTCTCTCCCCCGAGCTTTAACGTGGCACCGCAGCATTGGCGTAACCCGAAGTACCTGGAGTGGAACCTGCAGGTGCAGCGTCAGGTTGGTCGGTATGACGCGGTAATCGTCAGCTACGTGGGTAACGAGGGTTATGACGAGATTATCCAGAACCCGCTAGTGAATGCTTCTTCGTCCACCGGCTTCGGGGGACTACCGACCTCGGCTCCGGATGCTCGTTTCAATGCTGTGAACCAGTATCTGAACGAAGCGAACTCGAACTACAACGGCGGTTCGGTTACCTGGAAGCATATCGATTCGCATGGGCTCTCGCTCAACCTGACTTATCTGTACAGCCACGCGCTGGACGACGTATCGAACGGCGGCCTGGGTGAGTATTACAATCTCCAGTCCATCAACGAGATGGTGTCGCCGTACAGCGTCTCTCATCTCAATTATTCGAATGCAGATTACGATTATCGGCATAACTTCACGGCGGACTATGTCTATCAGATGCCGCGCTTCAAGGGCCGCAGCTTCCTGATTAACTCGGTGGCCGGAGGGTGGTTGTTCTCGGGCAAGACCTATTGGCGCACGGGATCTCCGTTCTCAATCGTGGACAGCTCATTGGTCGCGGGTGACTTTTACCCGGTGTCCGGTGAAGACCAGGTGCTCGCGGCGGCAGTGCCGGGCGCGGTGCTGAACCATAATTGCAACGGCAACGGCATCGTAACGCCTTGTCTATCTGTCTCGCAGTTCGAGACGGCATCGACACAGACAGGCTTCGGCAATGTCCGTCGTAATTCTTTCTATGGCCCGCACTATGCCGATTCGGACTGGACGCTCAGCAAGAAGTTTATTAATGCCGAAGCGTACAGCCTGCAGATTGGTGCATCGGGCTTCAATGTCTTCAATCACCCGAACTTCTCCAACCCTGCAAATGACGTGGGCGCCGGCAGCATCGGCAGCAGCGGCAGCATCGTGGCGCCTCCGACCAGCCCCTACGGCTCGTTCCAGTCGGCGGGTGTCGGCGGACGCGTCCTGCAGGTGTTTGGCAAGGTTAACTTCTAA
- the htpX gene encoding zinc metalloprotease HtpX — translation MNTLKTAFLLTALTLLLVLLGEHFGGRNGMVLAFLVAAGMNFFSYFFSDRLALSMYRAQPVTREQLPRVYTVVERMTQRIGLPMPRIYVIPSDSPNAFATGRNPQHASVAVTHGILNLLNDEELEGVLAHELGHVKNRDILTSSIAATLAGAVTMLARMGYWASLFGGYGGGGRDRERGGGIGALLMLILAPIAAMLVQLAVSRSREYEADATGAHITGNPHALASALEKLEAYSKRLPMEASPSTAHLFIVAPVISARDLGNLFSTHPPIAKRIERLIGRPSLYGGPRS, via the coding sequence ATGAACACCCTCAAGACCGCCTTTCTGCTGACTGCCCTCACCCTTCTGCTGGTATTGCTTGGCGAACATTTTGGCGGCCGCAACGGTATGGTCCTGGCCTTCCTGGTCGCCGCCGGGATGAACTTCTTCTCTTATTTCTTCTCCGACCGTCTGGCCCTGAGCATGTATCGGGCCCAGCCCGTCACCCGCGAACAGCTGCCGCGGGTCTATACCGTCGTCGAGCGGATGACCCAGCGGATCGGGCTGCCCATGCCCAGGATCTATGTAATCCCGTCGGACTCGCCGAACGCCTTCGCCACCGGACGCAACCCGCAGCACGCCTCGGTAGCTGTAACGCACGGCATCCTGAACCTCCTCAACGATGAGGAACTGGAAGGGGTGTTGGCGCATGAGCTGGGGCATGTGAAGAACCGCGACATTCTGACCAGCTCCATTGCCGCAACCCTGGCCGGCGCGGTCACGATGCTGGCTCGCATGGGCTATTGGGCCTCGCTCTTCGGCGGTTATGGAGGCGGGGGACGTGACCGCGAGCGTGGCGGCGGAATTGGCGCTCTCCTGATGCTGATCCTGGCTCCGATTGCGGCCATGCTGGTGCAACTGGCCGTCTCACGCTCTCGCGAATATGAGGCGGACGCAACAGGGGCGCACATTACCGGCAATCCCCATGCGCTGGCCTCGGCGCTCGAAAAGCTGGAAGCCTACTCGAAACGGCTGCCCATGGAGGCCTCGCCCTCGACGGCACACCTGTTTATTGTTGCGCCGGTCATCAGTGCGCGAGACCTAGGCAACCTCTTTTCGACCCATCCACCGATCGCAAAGCGGATCGAGCGGCTGATTGGCCGCCCGAGCCTTTATGGCGGTCCGCGATCCTAG
- a CDS encoding DUF4149 domain-containing protein: MKTIIRTLILLLIVMWLGGVMFFPIVAATAFGTLSDTHAAGTVVAHCLRILHEEGLFAGAAIVVLLIAGQVTRALPRPGAASVVVTLIMLALTAFSQFWTIPQMEKDRIAVGGAIDDVPATNPYHADFNRRHALSEKTEEGVLLAGIVLVVLLCREPKTVRG; this comes from the coding sequence ATGAAGACTATTATCCGCACCCTGATCCTGCTGCTGATCGTCATGTGGCTCGGCGGGGTGATGTTCTTCCCCATCGTGGCTGCTACTGCCTTCGGAACGCTTTCCGACACGCATGCTGCCGGGACCGTCGTTGCCCATTGCCTGCGCATTCTGCATGAAGAAGGTCTCTTTGCAGGCGCGGCCATTGTCGTGCTGCTGATTGCCGGACAGGTAACACGCGCACTCCCTCGCCCGGGAGCAGCGTCGGTCGTCGTCACCCTCATCATGCTCGCCCTCACCGCCTTCTCACAGTTCTGGACCATTCCCCAGATGGAGAAGGACCGCATTGCCGTGGGCGGCGCGATTGACGACGTTCCCGCGACAAACCCGTACCATGCGGATTTCAACCGGCGTCATGCCCTCTCCGAGAAGACGGAAGAAGGCGTGCTGCTGGCCGGTATCGTACTTGTGGTGCTGCTCTGCCGCGAGCCGAAGACGGTGCGCGGCTAG
- a CDS encoding ZIP family metal transporter: MLLSLTLGLIAALADVLGGLVLVRRHWEKRYLRYFVAVGAGFMLSVAILEMTPESLKFSPTWSPVLILAGYCAIHLLEHTITPHFHFGEETHHHELSAHTGYSVLTGLAIHALFDGVAIGSGFVLSSWLGWLIFFAVFLHKMPEGFTVASVMLASGRSRRAALVSASVLALTTVLGVLVINLLPRWVEAGLPLSAGVSIYVAATDLVPEVNREPGIRMALVFFAGVAMFLLIKLLIPQI, encoded by the coding sequence ATGCTGCTCTCGCTCACGCTCGGATTGATTGCTGCGCTTGCCGATGTGCTCGGCGGGCTGGTGCTGGTGCGCCGTCACTGGGAGAAGCGCTACCTGCGCTACTTCGTGGCTGTGGGTGCTGGATTCATGCTGTCGGTCGCCATCCTGGAGATGACTCCGGAAAGCCTGAAATTTTCGCCGACGTGGTCGCCAGTGCTCATTCTGGCCGGATACTGCGCGATTCACCTGCTCGAGCACACCATCACGCCGCACTTCCATTTTGGCGAAGAGACGCACCACCACGAGCTTTCGGCGCACACCGGCTATTCGGTGCTGACCGGCCTTGCGATTCATGCGCTGTTCGACGGTGTGGCCATCGGCTCGGGGTTTGTGCTTTCAAGCTGGCTGGGCTGGCTGATCTTCTTCGCCGTGTTCCTGCACAAGATGCCCGAGGGTTTCACCGTAGCCTCAGTGATGCTGGCCTCGGGACGAAGCCGCCGGGCAGCGCTGGTCTCGGCTTCCGTCCTGGCATTGACCACCGTGCTCGGAGTGCTGGTCATCAACCTGCTACCGCGCTGGGTCGAGGCCGGACTACCGCTCTCCGCGGGTGTTTCCATCTACGTCGCGGCGACGGATCTTGTGCCAGAGGTCAATCGTGAACCGGGTATCCGTATGGCGCTGGTCTTCTTCGCCGGGGTCGCGATGTTCCTGCTTATCAAGCTGCTGATTCCGCAGATTTAG
- a CDS encoding NUDIX domain-containing protein → MSIRTLSTREVYRNHWLSVREDQIERSNGVPGIYGVVDKEDCAVILPFEGDTVYLIEQFRYTIQERALELPQGGWEQAGVDPEELARGELREETGLVADTMIYLGSMWIAYGFAKQKQHVYLATGLTPGETEPDPEEHDLVLKTATVAEFEQMMMDGTIQDVCTIAAWGLYKMWKERQK, encoded by the coding sequence TTGAGCATTCGCACCCTCAGTACCCGTGAGGTTTATCGCAATCACTGGCTCAGCGTCCGTGAGGACCAGATCGAGCGCTCGAACGGTGTCCCCGGCATCTATGGGGTGGTGGACAAGGAAGACTGCGCCGTCATTCTGCCGTTTGAAGGCGATACCGTTTATCTCATCGAGCAGTTCCGCTATACCATTCAGGAGCGTGCCCTCGAACTGCCCCAGGGGGGCTGGGAGCAGGCGGGTGTCGATCCCGAGGAGCTGGCGCGCGGCGAGCTGCGCGAGGAAACCGGCCTGGTCGCCGATACCATGATTTACCTGGGCAGCATGTGGATCGCCTATGGCTTCGCGAAGCAGAAGCAGCACGTCTATCTTGCCACCGGCCTCACCCCTGGAGAGACCGAGCCGGACCCCGAAGAGCACGACCTGGTCCTCAAGACCGCCACCGTCGCCGAATTCGAGCAGATGATGATGGATGGCACGATTCAGGATGTCTGTACCATCGCCGCCTGGGGGCTCTACAAGATGTGGAAAGAGCGGCAGAAGTAA
- a CDS encoding ATP-binding protein, with protein sequence MERSFQTRITVVLLAVFTVAAAVLAVFNLLQESTYQSPTDGVIWVEANGGLQAQRVAPGSNGDIAGLKTGDLLIRANDHAVPRWASLSREMIRTRAYNTINYTVMRDGVRLEVQVILGAQDRSFNDGFRAIALVYLCIGLYVLFRRWTAPHSTHFYIFCLASFVLYSFKYTGELDGLDLAIYWGNILAEALQPALFLHFALAFADERGRRRPRLMSLVYLPGIFVVGLRMFAMWKWSATELLRHRLDQIGIGYDATFYVLAAIVLFVSYRRTQAPLRRQQLKWLTRGTMVAVMPFALLVAIPYLANIHVPDLVTKIAGISLVFLPLTFSWAIVRYRLMDTDLIFKRGVTYTLATAALVGLYFAIVAVAGEVVRKRVPNAGTWGVIAVIIITAQLFDPIKRRIQDRVDRVFDRKRYDYRQTLIDFGRGLNTQTDLKALLHAIVDRLPRTLLVTRIAVFLTDGAGSYRLADGHGLPPSTYELAGKGRLDLGFLDFDQPDAGTHIFLENPQQALHLTENERRAAELLDLNYYLPCRVQDRERGRAIAVIGLGRTADGDFLSSEDVELLESLADYIGIAIQNARLYASLEEKIVEYERLKEFNENIVESINVGILAVDLEDRIDSWNSQMEVMYALPRAEALRQPLASLFPPALVEAYHRATNESGVHNLYKFRLETRTGEVRTANIAIAPLVSRDFTTVGRIILVDDITDRTDLEAQLSQAEKLSSIGLLAAGVAHEVNTPLAVISSYTQMLSKQLRGDTKFGPLLEKITSQTFRASEIVNGLLNFSRTGTTEFKETDLNGIIRDTLSLIEHQFKTSGVTLDTSLLPELPPILGNAGKLQQVFLNLFLNAKDAMAGGGTLRIETTANGHVSVAISDTGSGISPEHLRRIYDPFFTTKSAPKEGQRRGTGLGLAVTYGIIQEHAGKIHVESEVGSGTTFYLEFPMLRKPAHV encoded by the coding sequence ATGGAAAGGTCGTTTCAAACCCGCATTACCGTGGTGCTGCTGGCGGTCTTCACCGTGGCGGCAGCGGTGCTTGCGGTCTTCAACCTGCTCCAGGAGAGTACGTACCAGTCTCCTACCGACGGCGTCATCTGGGTTGAGGCAAACGGCGGCCTTCAGGCACAGCGCGTCGCGCCGGGCAGCAACGGCGACATTGCCGGACTTAAAACGGGCGATCTCCTCATCCGGGCCAATGATCACGCCGTGCCGCGATGGGCTTCTCTCTCCCGGGAGATGATCCGTACCCGCGCTTACAACACCATCAATTACACGGTCATGCGCGATGGTGTCCGCCTCGAGGTGCAGGTAATCCTGGGAGCGCAGGATCGCAGCTTCAATGACGGTTTCCGGGCGATCGCGCTGGTGTACCTGTGTATCGGCCTGTATGTGCTCTTCCGGCGCTGGACGGCACCGCACTCGACGCACTTCTACATCTTCTGCCTGGCGTCGTTCGTTCTCTACTCGTTCAAGTACACGGGCGAGCTCGATGGCCTGGACCTGGCCATCTACTGGGGCAACATCCTCGCCGAAGCCCTGCAGCCTGCGCTCTTTCTGCATTTTGCGCTGGCCTTTGCAGACGAGCGTGGACGGCGGCGGCCACGGCTGATGTCGCTGGTCTATCTGCCGGGCATCTTCGTCGTGGGTCTGCGGATGTTCGCGATGTGGAAGTGGTCGGCGACGGAGCTGCTGCGCCACCGGCTCGACCAGATCGGTATCGGCTACGACGCGACGTTCTACGTGCTGGCGGCCATCGTTCTCTTCGTCAGCTACCGGCGTACGCAGGCCCCGCTGCGCCGCCAGCAGCTCAAGTGGCTGACGCGCGGCACGATGGTCGCGGTCATGCCCTTCGCCCTGCTGGTCGCGATTCCCTACCTCGCAAACATCCACGTGCCGGATCTGGTGACCAAAATCGCCGGTATCTCGCTGGTCTTCCTGCCACTGACATTCAGCTGGGCAATTGTGCGCTACCGGTTGATGGACACGGACCTCATCTTCAAGCGCGGCGTCACGTATACCCTTGCGACAGCGGCGCTGGTCGGCCTCTACTTTGCGATTGTTGCTGTCGCCGGCGAAGTTGTTCGCAAGCGCGTGCCGAATGCAGGTACGTGGGGCGTGATTGCGGTCATCATCATCACCGCGCAGCTTTTCGATCCCATCAAGCGACGCATCCAGGACCGCGTGGACCGGGTCTTCGACCGCAAGCGCTATGACTACCGGCAGACGCTCATCGACTTCGGCCGCGGCCTCAATACCCAGACGGATCTGAAGGCTCTGCTGCATGCGATTGTCGACCGGTTGCCGCGCACACTGCTGGTGACACGCATCGCGGTCTTCCTTACCGACGGCGCAGGCAGCTATCGGCTGGCCGACGGGCACGGGTTGCCACCGAGCACCTATGAGCTGGCCGGCAAAGGACGTCTCGATCTTGGCTTTCTCGATTTCGACCAGCCAGACGCGGGCACACACATCTTTCTCGAGAACCCGCAGCAGGCGCTGCACCTTACAGAGAACGAGCGGCGCGCCGCCGAGCTGCTGGACCTGAACTACTATCTGCCCTGCCGCGTGCAGGACCGCGAGCGGGGCAGAGCCATCGCAGTGATCGGCCTCGGACGCACGGCTGACGGCGACTTCCTCTCGAGCGAGGATGTGGAACTGCTTGAGTCGCTGGCCGACTACATCGGCATCGCCATCCAGAACGCGCGGCTTTACGCGAGCCTCGAAGAGAAGATCGTCGAATACGAGCGGCTCAAGGAGTTCAACGAGAACATCGTCGAGTCCATCAATGTCGGCATTCTGGCGGTCGATCTCGAGGACCGCATCGACAGCTGGAATTCGCAGATGGAAGTGATGTACGCGCTGCCCCGCGCCGAGGCGCTGCGCCAGCCGCTCGCCAGCCTCTTTCCGCCCGCCCTGGTCGAGGCCTATCACCGCGCTACGAACGAGAGCGGCGTACACAATCTCTACAAATTCCGTCTTGAGACACGCACCGGCGAGGTACGCACGGCCAACATTGCCATTGCGCCGCTGGTCTCGCGCGACTTCACCACCGTGGGCCGCATCATCCTGGTGGACGACATCACCGACCGCACCGATCTTGAAGCGCAGCTCTCGCAGGCGGAGAAGCTCTCTTCGATCGGCCTGCTGGCTGCCGGGGTTGCGCACGAGGTCAATACCCCGCTGGCGGTGATTTCGTCTTATACGCAGATGCTTTCGAAGCAGCTTCGAGGCGATACAAAGTTCGGCCCGCTACTGGAAAAGATCACCAGCCAGACCTTCCGCGCATCGGAGATCGTCAATGGCCTGCTGAACTTCTCGCGCACCGGCACGACGGAGTTCAAAGAGACTGATCTCAACGGGATCATCCGCGATACGCTTTCCCTGATCGAGCACCAGTTCAAGACCTCGGGCGTGACACTCGACACCTCCCTGCTGCCCGAACTGCCGCCGATTCTCGGCAATGCCGGCAAGCTGCAGCAGGTCTTCCTGAATCTTTTCCTGAACGCCAAGGATGCGATGGCCGGCGGAGGCACGCTGCGCATCGAGACGACTGCGAACGGCCACGTAAGCGTCGCCATCTCCGATACCGGCTCGGGCATCTCTCCCGAGCATCTGCGGCGTATCTACGATCCGTTTTTCACTACCAAGTCGGCGCCGAAGGAAGGCCAGCGTCGCGGCACAGGCCTTGGCCTGGCCGTGACCTACGGCATCATCCAGGAGCACGCCGGCAAGATTCACGTGGAAAGCGAGGTAGGCTCGGGCACCACGTTCTACCTCGAGTTCCCCATGTTAAGGAAACCTGCGCATGTCTGA
- a CDS encoding sigma-54-dependent transcriptional regulator, with product MSDGTLAIDPPAAAEATSIERILIIDDEAAIRESLETLLSLEGYTIEIAVNGEDGLKAIENSVYDLVLLDLALPGKNGLEILKLIREKHTSLPVIMITAYGKVDNVVEAIHSGAQNFVQKPWDNEKLLADIRSAIGRYHAEEENVQLKRAMKQRYSFSNIVGKSDAMLRIFDLVAQVAPSKSTVLIQGESGTGKELIAKALHANSGRRDKPFVPINTGAVPTDLLESTLFGHVRGAFTSAVAAKKGLFEVAHGGTLFLDEIGTMPMDTQAKILRVLQDKRFMPLGGVQEMQVDVRIVAATNADLRQAVREGKFREDLFYRLNVINIELPPLRSRREDIPLLASHFLRYYAEENGLETRTLSPDALRAVLDYDWPGNVRELENAMERGVVLSATPTVGADLLPGQITGRSYSSTLMEHNADASLFEILEDIERRIIIDKLERCNWNQTEAAEQFRVPLSTLNQKIKRLNIEIRKRVKE from the coding sequence ATGTCTGATGGCACACTTGCGATCGATCCCCCGGCAGCAGCCGAGGCCACCTCGATCGAACGCATCCTCATCATTGACGATGAGGCGGCAATTCGTGAATCGCTCGAGACCCTACTGAGCCTCGAGGGCTACACCATCGAGATTGCCGTCAACGGCGAAGATGGCCTCAAGGCTATCGAGAATTCGGTCTACGACCTGGTCCTGCTCGATCTTGCCCTTCCCGGCAAGAACGGTCTGGAAATCCTCAAGCTGATCCGCGAGAAACACACCTCTCTGCCGGTCATCATGATCACGGCTTACGGCAAGGTCGACAACGTCGTCGAGGCTATCCATTCCGGCGCGCAGAACTTTGTACAAAAGCCCTGGGATAACGAGAAGCTCCTCGCCGACATCCGCTCGGCCATCGGCCGCTATCACGCGGAAGAGGAGAACGTACAGCTGAAGCGCGCCATGAAGCAGCGCTACAGCTTCTCGAACATCGTCGGCAAGAGCGATGCCATGCTGCGCATCTTCGACCTCGTCGCCCAGGTTGCGCCCAGCAAATCCACGGTCCTGATCCAGGGCGAGAGCGGCACCGGCAAGGAACTGATTGCGAAGGCGCTGCATGCGAACTCCGGGCGGCGCGACAAGCCTTTTGTGCCGATCAATACTGGCGCTGTACCCACGGATCTGCTCGAATCGACGCTTTTCGGCCATGTCCGCGGAGCTTTCACTTCAGCAGTCGCGGCCAAGAAGGGCTTATTCGAAGTCGCGCATGGCGGCACGCTCTTCCTCGACGAAATCGGCACCATGCCGATGGACACCCAGGCGAAGATCCTGCGCGTGCTGCAGGATAAACGCTTCATGCCCCTGGGCGGCGTGCAGGAGATGCAGGTGGATGTCCGCATCGTAGCCGCTACCAACGCCGACCTGCGGCAGGCCGTGCGCGAAGGCAAGTTCCGCGAAGACCTTTTCTACCGGCTGAACGTGATCAATATCGAACTGCCGCCGCTGCGTTCGCGGCGCGAGGATATCCCTCTGCTTGCCTCGCACTTCCTCAGGTACTATGCCGAGGAGAATGGTCTCGAGACGCGCACCCTCTCGCCCGATGCGCTGCGCGCAGTTCTCGACTACGACTGGCCGGGCAACGTCCGCGAACTTGAAAACGCCATGGAGCGCGGCGTCGTTCTTTCCGCTACTCCCACTGTGGGTGCCGATCTGCTTCCCGGCCAGATCACCGGCCGCAGCTATAGCTCGACGCTGATGGAGCACAATGCCGATGCCTCGCTCTTCGAAATCCTCGAGGACATCGAGCGGCGCATCATTATCGACAAGCTGGAGCGCTGCAACTGGAACCAGACCGAGGCGGCCGAGCAGTTCCGCGTACCGCTCTCGACGCTCAACCAGAAGATCAAGCGCCTGAATATCGAGATCCGGAAGCGGGTGAAGGAATAG